In a genomic window of bacterium:
- the recJ gene encoding single-stranded-DNA-specific exonuclease RecJ translates to MKSKFKWRIFPKVSNDLKVQLLYNRGVISSLKKVEKEVQSFLQPDTKKDLFDPFRLRDLEKAAKRIIQASKNKEKVGIFGDYDADGIPGAAFLSEAFKKLGLKTLVYIPSRSEGYGFSPQAVNYFSSKGVKLIVVVDAGIKDLKACRLAKKLGIDVIICDHHETGRVLPQALAVIDPKRKDEKYPFRELSGAAVAFKLIQGISRMDKRISNDFLRWSLDLMAISVIFDMVPLISENRVLAKFGLRVLQKTKRVGLQELIKISGLESDTIDAYRVGFILAPRINAPGRIYNPQTSFKLLTTQDRKEACRLAQILDGVNRERQRQTERFVKEALKQIEKNKLHRHKIILVQDKEWPSGLVGLIASKLKETFNRPVFVLQRGEKTARGSARSIDGFHLVEALAEVKDFIIKGGGHAKAAGVELALDKVEEFYEKLLQLAEEKIKEEDLLPVLEIDAILSFKDIDFSFWQLMQDFEPFGMGNPKPLFLTQEAEVVDLKTMGNGNRHLSIFLQEGGQVMRAVYFNGGDLNNHLSRGQKVDLVYSLICDNYAGRPKVELKIQDLKIGS, encoded by the coding sequence ATGAAATCAAAGTTTAAGTGGCGAATTTTCCCTAAAGTTAGTAATGACCTAAAAGTTCAACTTTTATACAATCGGGGAGTTATTTCTTCTTTGAAAAAGGTTGAAAAGGAGGTGCAGTCTTTTTTGCAGCCAGATACCAAAAAAGATTTATTTGACCCTTTTAGGCTTCGTGATTTAGAAAAAGCAGCAAAACGTATTATTCAAGCTTCCAAAAACAAGGAAAAGGTCGGTATTTTTGGTGATTATGATGCTGATGGTATACCTGGAGCCGCTTTTTTATCTGAAGCTTTTAAAAAATTAGGGCTTAAGACTTTGGTCTATATTCCTTCCCGTTCTGAGGGTTATGGTTTTTCTCCTCAAGCGGTTAACTATTTTTCTAGCAAAGGGGTAAAATTAATAGTAGTTGTAGATGCTGGTATTAAAGACTTAAAAGCTTGCCGTTTGGCAAAAAAATTAGGTATAGATGTTATAATCTGTGATCATCATGAGACCGGCAGAGTTTTGCCTCAAGCTTTGGCAGTAATTGATCCCAAGAGAAAAGACGAAAAGTACCCTTTTAGAGAGCTTTCTGGAGCGGCTGTTGCTTTTAAGTTGATTCAGGGTATTTCCAGGATGGACAAAAGGATTAGTAATGATTTTTTGCGTTGGTCTTTAGATTTAATGGCAATTTCAGTGATTTTTGATATGGTTCCTTTAATTTCTGAAAACAGGGTTTTGGCTAAATTTGGTCTTAGGGTGTTGCAAAAGACAAAAAGGGTAGGGTTGCAGGAGCTAATCAAGATATCAGGGTTGGAATCTGATACTATTGATGCTTATCGAGTAGGTTTTATTCTTGCTCCCAGAATTAATGCTCCGGGAAGAATTTACAATCCCCAAACTTCTTTTAAACTTTTGACTACTCAAGACAGAAAGGAGGCTTGTCGTTTAGCCCAGATTTTAGACGGAGTGAATCGTGAACGTCAGCGCCAGACAGAAAGGTTTGTTAAAGAGGCTTTGAAGCAGATTGAAAAAAATAAACTTCACCGCCATAAGATTATTTTAGTGCAAGATAAAGAATGGCCTTCTGGTTTAGTTGGTTTAATAGCTTCCAAACTAAAAGAAACTTTTAACCGTCCGGTTTTTGTTTTACAGAGAGGAGAAAAAACAGCAAGAGGATCAGCACGTTCTATTGATGGTTTTCATTTGGTTGAGGCTTTGGCTGAAGTTAAAGATTTTATTATCAAAGGTGGCGGTCATGCCAAAGCTGCTGGTGTAGAGTTGGCGTTGGATAAGGTTGAGGAATTTTACGAAAAGCTGTTGCAATTGGCAGAAGAGAAAATAAAAGAAGAAGATTTGCTACCGGTGTTAGAGATTGACGCTATATTGAGTTTTAAGGATATTGATTTTAGTTTTTGGCAGTTAATGCAGGATTTTGAACCTTTTGGTATGGGTAATCCTAAACCTTTATTTTTAACCCAAGAAGCAGAGGTTGTGGATTTAAAAACAATGGGGAATGGCAACAGGCATCTTTCTATTTTTCTACAGGAAGGGGGTCAGGTTATGCGGGCTGTTTATTTTAACGGAGGAGACCTGAATAATCATTTAAGTAGGGGGCAAAAAGTAGATTTAGTTTATTCTCTTATTTGTGACAACTATGCTGGTCGTCCAAAGGTAGAGTTAAAGATTCAAGATTTGAAAATTGGTTCTTGA
- a CDS encoding FtsQ-type POTRA domain-containing protein, translated as MSIQRMPKVIPGYRSSKKTEIPWKKIFLVIFFVAIISALFYLFLLSPVFVIKEIEIGHTAGVEKKEIEEIAKSEALGKNIFLWQGQNLKDQILSKNPLVLEVLIFKGLPHTVKIVLQETTPIMNWETGGKTFLLGEKGRVIKEGKNSKLLRVKDNKNLPVAIGRKIIPYSFGEFLLSFQKEAKEKGIKIDHFEINESLFDLWAFTDNGIALIVSPTRSPQEMLSQFIRAKEMIAPTEYIDLRFSHRVFVK; from the coding sequence ATGAGCATTCAGCGCATGCCTAAAGTTATTCCCGGTTACAGGTCTTCAAAAAAAACAGAAATACCTTGGAAAAAGATATTTTTGGTTATTTTTTTTGTAGCTATTATTTCCGCCTTGTTCTATCTTTTTCTGCTTTCACCTGTTTTTGTTATTAAGGAGATAGAGATAGGGCATACCGCGGGTGTGGAAAAAAAGGAAATAGAAGAGATAGCCAAATCAGAAGCTTTAGGCAAAAATATCTTTCTTTGGCAGGGTCAAAATCTTAAAGATCAGATCTTGAGTAAAAACCCTTTAGTTTTAGAAGTTTTGATTTTCAAAGGTTTGCCTCACACAGTCAAAATAGTGCTTCAGGAGACAACTCCAATAATGAATTGGGAAACAGGAGGAAAAACTTTTTTGCTTGGAGAAAAGGGGCGGGTGATTAAAGAGGGTAAAAATAGCAAGCTCTTAAGAGTTAAGGATAATAAAAATCTGCCTGTTGCGATTGGCAGAAAAATTATACCTTACTCTTTTGGGGAGTTTCTTTTAAGTTTTCAAAAAGAAGCCAAAGAAAAAGGAATAAAAATAGATCATTTTGAAATTAATGAGTCTTTGTTTGATCTTTGGGCTTTTACTGATAATGGCATAGCCTTGATTGTTTCTCCGACGCGTTCTCCTCAGGAGATGTTATCTCAATTTATCAGGGCTAAAGAGATGATTGCTCCTACTGAATATATTGATCTTCGCTTTTCTCATCGGGTTTTTGTAAAATAG
- the murB gene encoding UDP-N-acetylmuramate dehydrogenase, with protein MIFFSAKDETEAILKQKLGPIERGFPLKKLSFVRLGGRARYLFKAFNKKQLIKAVKIARSLNLPHVVVGSASNILFLDEGFSGLVIVNRYNRLSSEEAVRVSENEVLAPSGITLLSLVKELAQRNKGGLEFLATIPGTLAGAVVNNAGAFSKEIKDVLLGINVLDKKGNESYWSQEKLALNYRSSALKGAGKRSGFLSYPVVLNVRLKIEPKQMVEVKRMIQSHFLIRQKSQPRLPSLGCVFKNPLAPAGFKGPKREGRISAGFLLDSAGLKGQRLGRIQISEIHANFFVNLGGGKSKDYLLLAERAKEAVRKKFAIMLEEEIEVAELKEEK; from the coding sequence ATGATTTTCTTTTCCGCCAAAGACGAAACTGAAGCTATTCTTAAGCAAAAGTTAGGCCCAATTGAGCGTGGTTTCCCTTTGAAAAAATTGAGTTTTGTTCGTTTAGGAGGAAGAGCGCGTTATCTTTTTAAGGCGTTTAATAAAAAGCAGTTGATAAAAGCGGTTAAAATAGCCCGTTCTTTAAATCTGCCTCATGTAGTAGTTGGTAGTGCCAGCAATATTCTTTTTTTAGATGAAGGATTTTCTGGTTTGGTAATAGTTAACCGTTACAATCGTTTATCTTCTGAAGAGGCTGTAAGGGTAAGTGAGAATGAAGTTTTGGCTCCTTCAGGTATCACTCTTTTGTCATTAGTTAAAGAGTTAGCCCAGCGTAATAAGGGCGGTTTGGAGTTTTTGGCTACTATACCAGGCACTTTGGCTGGGGCAGTGGTAAATAACGCTGGTGCCTTTTCTAAAGAGATTAAAGATGTGCTTTTAGGGATAAATGTTTTGGACAAAAAGGGGAATGAGTCTTATTGGTCGCAAGAAAAATTAGCTCTTAATTATCGTTCTTCTGCGCTTAAGGGAGCAGGGAAAAGAAGCGGTTTTCTTTCTTATCCTGTGGTTTTAAATGTCAGGCTAAAGATTGAGCCTAAGCAAATGGTTGAGGTTAAGCGAATGATTCAGTCTCATTTTCTTATCAGACAGAAAAGCCAACCTCGGTTGCCTTCTTTGGGTTGTGTTTTTAAAAATCCTTTAGCTCCGGCTGGTTTTAAAGGTCCCAAAAGAGAGGGGCGGATTTCAGCTGGATTTCTGCTTGATAGCGCTGGCCTCAAAGGTCAACGTTTAGGCAGAATCCAGATTTCTGAAATTCACGCTAATTTTTTTGTGAATTTGGGTGGTGGCAAAAGCAAAGACTACTTGTTATTAGCAGAGCGAGCCAAAGAGGCGGTGAGGAAAAAATTTGCTATAATGCTGGAAGAGGAGATAGAGGTAGCTGAACTTAAAGAAGAAAAGTAA
- a CDS encoding LCP family protein → MPNFDLSKNKKSNFRLFWWEIVALAVVLLFTGFLAYGYFFLAQAKNNIFQPKVSSIASYETEEDKSQSAYIPSSVDFSGYTSFLLLGSGGAGHPGGALVDSIQVLILKDSGEAYLISLPRDLYLKVGKCGFHKINTMFWCGDRYYGGGGDYAKELVSSVLGIPINYYVKMDFYGFRELIDALGGLDIEVEKNFNDSVVDLYLTAGWHHLDGETVLRYVRSRYTDSDFDRSRRQQQVILALKDKFLKDKVYLNPFRLYHIIKILSSHLRTDISYNQTISFLKEIPNFSLKNNYVIDNRKDGLLYSSYRNGAYVLLPYGGNFAKIQAKVKEVLGL, encoded by the coding sequence ATGCCTAATTTTGATCTTTCCAAAAACAAAAAGAGCAACTTTAGGCTTTTTTGGTGGGAGATTGTGGCCTTGGCAGTAGTCTTGCTCTTTACTGGTTTTTTAGCTTATGGTTATTTTTTTCTTGCTCAGGCTAAAAATAATATTTTCCAACCCAAAGTTAGTTCCATTGCCTCTTATGAAACTGAAGAGGATAAAAGCCAAAGCGCTTATATACCTTCAAGTGTTGATTTTTCCGGTTATACCTCTTTTTTGCTTTTAGGGTCAGGCGGGGCTGGCCACCCCGGCGGCGCTTTAGTAGATAGCATTCAGGTATTGATTCTTAAGGATTCTGGAGAAGCTTATTTGATTTCTTTGCCCAGAGATCTTTATTTAAAGGTGGGGAAATGCGGTTTTCATAAAATTAATACCATGTTTTGGTGTGGAGACAGGTATTATGGTGGCGGGGGAGATTATGCAAAAGAGTTGGTTTCTTCTGTCTTGGGTATTCCTATTAATTACTATGTAAAGATGGATTTTTATGGATTTAGGGAATTAATTGATGCTTTAGGGGGTTTAGATATTGAAGTGGAGAAAAACTTTAATGATTCTGTAGTCGATCTTTATCTAACTGCCGGCTGGCACCATCTGGATGGGGAAACGGTTTTGAGATATGTTCGTTCTCGGTATACTGATTCTGATTTTGACCGCTCCCGCAGACAGCAGCAGGTTATTTTGGCACTCAAAGATAAGTTTTTAAAAGATAAGGTTTATCTTAACCCCTTCAGGCTTTACCATATTATTAAAATTCTTTCTTCCCATTTGAGAACTGATATTTCTTATAATCAGACCATATCTTTTCTTAAAGAAATACCTAATTTTTCTCTAAAAAATAATTATGTGATTGATAACCGCAAGGATGGATTGTTGTACAGCAGTTATCGTAATGGGGCTTATGTGCTTTTGCCTTACGGGGGGAATTTTGCCAAAATCCAAGCTAAAGTAAAGGAGGTATTGGGATTATGA